The Herbaspirillum sp. RTI4 genome has a segment encoding these proteins:
- a CDS encoding acyltransferase, which yields MKIGLGTGRFFLAFLVVISHLWAGMLDGPAAYSVWGFYILSGFLMTHVLTHKYGNTREGLSDYARNRFLRIYPSYALAMLAGGISLVVLPRWGVQLSALNPQFNLPHGAREWMLNILLVPIPSPGLLVPVSGALAVEVGAYILMPLMAFSRPAAWISLILSMLINLKLGFGTDTFGERYSSFLTCYMVFACGCLLSQYREKLRHLQAPTLSIVVWLLHCLVWLKFNLWPWTYGIYFSIVLSAWVVLSLSAQKTGKLDAFLGDLSYPIYLFHTIVAVWLIPLGVKMRSFKFFLLAFIITIAVSWLIVKCVDKPLTRLKKKKVEMA from the coding sequence ATGAAAATCGGATTGGGGACGGGTCGGTTTTTTCTGGCTTTTTTAGTAGTTATTTCTCATCTATGGGCGGGGATGCTGGACGGACCTGCTGCGTATTCCGTATGGGGATTTTATATCCTGAGCGGTTTTCTGATGACGCATGTTCTTACCCACAAATATGGCAATACCCGCGAGGGATTGTCAGATTATGCGCGTAACCGGTTTTTACGCATATATCCCAGCTATGCGCTGGCGATGCTGGCAGGTGGCATTAGTCTGGTGGTACTGCCCAGGTGGGGAGTCCAGCTGTCGGCCCTGAACCCGCAGTTCAACCTGCCGCACGGAGCCAGGGAATGGATGCTGAACATCTTGCTGGTACCGATTCCGTCTCCCGGGTTGCTGGTTCCTGTGTCCGGGGCATTAGCCGTTGAAGTAGGGGCTTACATTCTGATGCCATTGATGGCATTCAGTCGTCCAGCTGCATGGATATCTTTGATTCTCAGCATGTTGATCAATTTAAAATTGGGCTTTGGGACAGATACCTTTGGGGAGCGTTACTCATCCTTTCTGACGTGTTACATGGTATTTGCATGCGGCTGTCTTCTATCCCAGTATCGGGAAAAACTGCGGCACTTGCAGGCACCAACACTCAGTATCGTGGTCTGGTTGTTGCATTGCCTGGTATGGCTGAAGTTCAATTTGTGGCCTTGGACGTATGGAATATATTTTTCCATCGTCCTTTCCGCCTGGGTTGTTTTGTCCTTGTCCGCACAGAAAACAGGAAAACTGGACGCTTTTCTAGGGGATTTGTCCTATCCAATTTATCTGTTTCATACGATCGTAGCTGTGTGGCTAATTCCCTTGGGCGTCAAAATGCGCTCTTTCAAATTTTTCCTCCTCGCATTTATCATCACCATAGCTGTTTCTTGGCTCATTGTGAAATGCGTCGATAAACCGCTCACGCGACTTAAAAAGAAAAAAGTGGAGATGGCATGA
- a CDS encoding glycosyltransferase yields MEEQKKNSHSHAETLEFTGERFVPEEQGNIELEHLHRYMQAREIAAGKIVLDIASGEGYGSSILSEVAADVTGVDISGEAVAHASARYQRSNLRFLQGDCAAIPLPDHSVDLIVSFETIEHHEHHQEMMQEFKRILRPDGVVLISNPDRHYYSDVPNYKNPYHVKELYEQEFKALLGSYFTNTRYFGQRLVYGSAIFPEEGQAALSSYESVEGIQHAAGLPRPVYWVALASDVALPMLNAGIFEQDPIKSELLKDWQRVLVETNLNHAKELGETRARIADLEKTYDILVERNAALINSTSWKLTLPLRGLMRLIHAPGSTVRQCVRYGVKVLKALYMKLPIENRTRMAHRQFLQAKLPGLCDVIFPKSESGHASARKVIGTPYAEFDWLNVRLQIPSSDHPVVSVIVPIYGKYNYTLRCLASIVRHVPSVAFEVIVVDDCSPDESLSVLGHVDGIRVVANEVNMGFLRSCNRGAEQARGEYLCFLNNDTEVTPGWLDSLYQTFTKFPGTGLAGSKLVYPDGVLQEAGGIIWKDGSAWNFGRYEDQLAPVYNYAREVDYCSGASILVPTKLFADLQGFDEHYVPAYCEDSDLALKIRDRGYRVIYQPLSVVVHYEGISCGTDTGSGIKAYQVQNMRKQFDRWQERLDTHQENGKDVDRAKDRMAKRRVLILDHCTPAPDQDAGSVIMFNLMLLLREMEFQVTFIPEHNFLYVPGYTEALQENGIEVLYSPYCNSVKDHLQESGARYDLVLMIRPGVVQQHLTLVQRYCPKAKILFHTVDLHYLRMSREAALSGKPELLVAAENMKSIEFGAIRQVDASIVVSDVELEILHAELPDGNVHVLPLIMDIPGTRAGFSARRDIVFVGGYQHSPNIDAVLYFVGEVMPLLRQALPGVRLHVVGSNAPTQITELASEDVLIIGYVDDLQPLLDGIRVAVAPLRYGAGIKGKIGTAMAAGLPIVATTLATEGMRLSADQNILIADTPQEIAGQVEKIYNNEALWSSISLAGIDFAERAWGGEAAWKALAGILAALDLPVVRGDRPLALWNINN; encoded by the coding sequence ATGGAAGAACAAAAGAAAAATAGTCATTCCCACGCTGAGACGCTGGAATTTACCGGTGAACGCTTTGTCCCAGAAGAGCAGGGCAATATCGAATTAGAGCATTTACATCGCTACATGCAGGCACGGGAAATCGCCGCGGGGAAAATCGTCCTTGATATTGCGAGTGGCGAAGGTTACGGCTCTTCGATTCTGTCGGAGGTTGCGGCCGATGTGACGGGGGTGGATATTTCCGGTGAGGCTGTGGCCCATGCAAGTGCGCGTTACCAGCGTAGCAATTTACGGTTTTTGCAGGGAGACTGCGCCGCTATTCCTTTGCCTGATCACAGCGTGGACTTGATCGTTAGTTTCGAAACCATCGAGCATCATGAACATCATCAGGAAATGATGCAGGAGTTCAAGCGAATCTTGCGTCCTGATGGAGTGGTCTTGATCTCCAATCCTGATCGACACTACTACTCTGATGTACCGAACTATAAGAACCCATATCACGTCAAGGAACTCTACGAGCAAGAGTTCAAGGCTTTGTTGGGAAGCTACTTCACAAACACCCGGTATTTCGGACAACGGCTGGTGTATGGCTCTGCCATTTTCCCAGAAGAGGGGCAGGCGGCACTGTCGAGCTACGAATCGGTAGAGGGGATTCAGCATGCGGCAGGGTTGCCAAGACCCGTATATTGGGTTGCGCTGGCATCGGATGTGGCTCTGCCCATGCTGAATGCCGGAATTTTTGAACAAGACCCGATTAAATCCGAGTTGTTGAAAGACTGGCAAAGAGTCTTGGTTGAAACCAATCTTAATCATGCCAAAGAACTTGGGGAAACGAGAGCCCGTATTGCCGATCTTGAGAAAACTTACGACATTTTGGTGGAGCGCAATGCTGCGTTAATCAATAGCACGTCTTGGAAATTAACTCTGCCATTGCGCGGCCTGATGCGGTTGATACATGCTCCTGGCAGTACCGTCAGGCAGTGTGTGCGATATGGCGTGAAGGTGCTAAAGGCGTTGTACATGAAACTGCCGATAGAGAATCGTACCAGGATGGCTCACAGGCAATTCCTTCAGGCAAAACTCCCTGGATTGTGTGACGTTATTTTTCCCAAATCGGAGTCGGGACACGCTAGTGCTCGTAAGGTGATTGGAACACCCTATGCCGAATTCGACTGGCTGAATGTGCGCTTGCAAATACCGTCATCCGATCATCCCGTGGTGTCCGTGATCGTCCCCATTTACGGTAAATACAATTACACGCTCCGTTGCCTTGCATCGATAGTGCGGCATGTGCCGTCCGTCGCGTTTGAAGTGATTGTGGTGGATGATTGCTCGCCAGATGAGTCGTTAAGTGTTCTTGGTCATGTCGATGGCATACGTGTCGTGGCGAATGAAGTGAACATGGGCTTTCTTCGCTCTTGCAATCGGGGTGCAGAGCAGGCCCGGGGTGAATACCTGTGTTTTCTCAACAATGACACCGAAGTCACGCCAGGGTGGCTGGATTCACTTTACCAAACCTTCACTAAATTTCCTGGTACGGGTCTGGCAGGATCCAAGTTGGTCTACCCGGATGGCGTGTTACAAGAGGCGGGTGGCATTATCTGGAAAGACGGAAGTGCCTGGAATTTTGGTCGTTACGAAGATCAACTGGCGCCAGTCTACAACTATGCGCGTGAAGTGGATTATTGTTCGGGCGCATCTATACTGGTGCCGACCAAATTGTTCGCGGACTTGCAGGGTTTTGATGAGCATTATGTGCCGGCCTATTGCGAAGATTCCGATCTGGCATTGAAGATTCGTGATCGCGGTTATCGGGTTATTTATCAGCCACTGTCGGTAGTCGTTCACTACGAAGGAATTAGCTGCGGCACCGATACCGGGTCAGGAATCAAGGCTTATCAGGTACAGAATATGCGAAAGCAGTTCGATCGCTGGCAAGAGCGATTGGATACGCATCAGGAAAATGGTAAAGACGTGGATCGCGCTAAGGATCGCATGGCCAAACGTCGCGTACTAATACTTGATCACTGCACGCCGGCACCCGATCAGGATGCCGGATCCGTCATCATGTTCAATCTCATGCTTTTACTGCGAGAGATGGAATTTCAAGTCACCTTTATCCCTGAACATAATTTCCTTTACGTACCCGGTTACACGGAGGCGTTGCAGGAAAATGGGATTGAAGTCTTGTATTCTCCTTATTGCAATTCCGTTAAGGACCATTTGCAAGAAAGTGGAGCGCGGTACGACCTGGTACTGATGATTCGACCGGGGGTGGTGCAACAGCATCTCACTCTTGTACAACGTTATTGTCCGAAGGCCAAGATACTGTTTCATACGGTGGATTTGCACTACTTGCGCATGTCCCGCGAGGCTGCATTGTCAGGGAAACCTGAACTGTTAGTGGCAGCAGAAAATATGAAATCGATTGAGTTCGGCGCGATCCGTCAGGTTGATGCCAGCATAGTTGTCAGCGACGTCGAGCTGGAGATATTGCACGCCGAACTGCCCGATGGAAATGTACATGTGCTTCCGCTGATCATGGATATTCCAGGAACCCGCGCCGGATTTTCTGCTCGGCGCGATATCGTGTTTGTGGGTGGCTATCAGCACTCACCGAATATAGATGCCGTACTTTATTTTGTTGGTGAAGTGATGCCGCTGTTGCGTCAAGCATTGCCGGGAGTTCGTCTGCACGTAGTGGGTAGTAATGCACCGACACAAATCACGGAGCTGGCGAGTGAGGATGTTCTCATCATCGGTTACGTAGACGACTTGCAACCCTTGTTGGATGGCATTCGGGTAGCTGTTGCGCCACTGCGCTATGGTGCCGGCATCAAGGGGAAAATTGGTACCGCGATGGCGGCAGGTTTGCCGATAGTGGCCACCACGCTGGCAACAGAAGGGATGCGACTTTCTGCTGATCAAAATATCCTGATTGCAGATACTCCGCAGGAAATTGCTGGTCAGGTAGAGAAAATTTATAACAATGAAGCATTGTGGAGCAGCATTAGCTTGGCCGGTATTGATTTTGCAGAACGCGCATGGGGCGGAGAAGCGGCATGGAAGGCACTGGCTGGCATTCTTGCCGCGCTCGATTTGCCCGTGGTCAGGGGTGATCGACCATTGGCACTCTGGAACATCAATAACTGA